One genomic region from Uloborus diversus isolate 005 chromosome 2, Udiv.v.3.1, whole genome shotgun sequence encodes:
- the LOC129217503 gene encoding uncharacterized protein LOC129217503, with translation MEVFNNFLLALDNDALFVSLASYLSFRIGQNNVVDRLLTFLLSDIFSTQLNWAGRNGKRAVKKTKFVEFIKYTVEKNLKIADEVVETKIKSWLKHSSDRLKRERNKN, from the exons ATGGAggtatttaataactttctgcttgCTTTGGACAATGATGCCCTTTTTGTATCTCTG gCTTCATACTTATCCTTCAGAATTGGGCAGAACAATGTTGTAGATAGGCTACTGACATTTCTCCTTAGTGATATTTTCTCAACTCAGCTTAATTGGGCTGGTCGCAATGGGAAAAGAGCCGTAAAAAAAACCAAATTTGTGGAATTCATTAAGT ATACTGTTGAAAAAAACTTGAAGATTGCGGATGAAGTGGTAGAGACAAAAATTAAGTCCTGGTTGAAACATTCCTCGGATCGActgaagagagagagaaataagaACTAA
- the LOC129217504 gene encoding uncharacterized protein LOC129217504 isoform X1 has translation MYTPQSTWSSYRLSRILYRCDNLLTAKQRAKDAELNSVSESSHSDELRHKRRKRRGNPRYLSDESSSTDETSVVDDPSKPSFYDTTPAIPNFLYFKRKNQGSAGLSSSSLHFDDTEMSPTHFSQSSATSPSIISAGKANMSRNSPVSVAATPNKAPLDTSQHMMPMPSSQHRPVPEKSNSTSYQETVLQTLANISYTLERIQKRLSRIELQSTVFRDGKENRCPELPEGVQLPIASMEVFNNFLLALDNDALFVSLASYLSFRIGQNNVVDRLLTFLLSDIFSTQLNWAGRNGKRAVKKTKFVEFIKYTVEKNLKIADEVVETKIKSWLKHSSDRLKRERNKN, from the exons ATGTATACCCCTCAGAGTACATGGAGCTCTTATAGATTGTCAAGAATTCTGTATAGATGTg ATAATTTATTAACAGCAAAACAAAGAGCAAAAGATGCTGAATTAAATTCAGTAAGCGAATCAAGCCATTCGGATGAGCTTCGacataaaagaagaaaaaggaggGGAAATCCTAGATACTTAAGTGATGAAA GCTCTAGCACAGATGAAACATCGGTAGTGGATGATCCTTCAAAACCATCCTTTTACGATACCACCCCTGCAATCCCCAACTTCCTTTATTTTAAGCGTAAAAATCAAG GATCGGCAGGATTATCAAGTTCCAGCCTGCACTTTGATGATACTGAGATGAGCCCAACTCATTTTTCTC agtcaAGTGCAACATCTCCCAGTATAATAAGTGCAGGAAAAGCAAATATGTCAAGGAATTCACCTGTTTCAG tCGCGGCAACGCCTAACAAAGCACCCCTGGATACCAGTCAACATATGATGCCTATGCCTTCCAGTCAACATAGGCCTGTGCCTGAAAAATCTAATAGCACCT CATATCAGGAAACTGTTCTTCAAACCCTTGCCAACATCTCATATACTCTTGAAAGGATACAGAAACGACTGAGTAGGATAGAACTGCAAAGTACTGTATTCAGAGATGGAAAAGAAAACAGGTGCCCGGAATTGCCAGAGGGTGTGCAGTTACCTATAGCAAGTATGGAggtatttaataactttctgcttgCTTTGGACAATGATGCCCTTTTTGTATCTCTG gCTTCATACTTATCCTTCAGAATTGGGCAGAACAATGTTGTAGATAGGCTACTGACATTTCTCCTTAGTGATATTTTCTCAACTCAGCTTAATTGGGCTGGTCGCAATGGGAAAAGAGCCGTAAAAAAAACCAAATTTGTGGAATTCATTAAGT ATACTGTTGAAAAAAACTTGAAGATTGCGGATGAAGTGGTAGAGACAAAAATTAAGTCCTGGTTGAAACATTCCTCGGATCGActgaagagagagagaaataagaACTAA
- the LOC129217504 gene encoding uncharacterized protein LOC129217504 isoform X2: MYTPQSTWSSYRLSRILYRCDNLLTAKQRAKDAELNSVSESSHSDELRHKRRKRRGNPRYLSDESSSTDETSVVDDPSKPSFYDTTPAIPNFLYFKRKNQGSAGLSSSSLHFDDTEMSPTHFSQSSATSPSIISAGKANMSRNSPVSVAATPNKAPLDTSQHMMPMPSSQHRPVPEKSNSTSYQETVLQTLANISYTLERIQKRLSRIELQSTVFRDGKENRCPELPEGVQLPIASMEASYLSFRIGQNNVVDRLLTFLLSDIFSTQLNWAGRNGKRAVKKTKFVEFIKYTVEKNLKIADEVVETKIKSWLKHSSDRLKRERNKN, translated from the exons ATGTATACCCCTCAGAGTACATGGAGCTCTTATAGATTGTCAAGAATTCTGTATAGATGTg ATAATTTATTAACAGCAAAACAAAGAGCAAAAGATGCTGAATTAAATTCAGTAAGCGAATCAAGCCATTCGGATGAGCTTCGacataaaagaagaaaaaggaggGGAAATCCTAGATACTTAAGTGATGAAA GCTCTAGCACAGATGAAACATCGGTAGTGGATGATCCTTCAAAACCATCCTTTTACGATACCACCCCTGCAATCCCCAACTTCCTTTATTTTAAGCGTAAAAATCAAG GATCGGCAGGATTATCAAGTTCCAGCCTGCACTTTGATGATACTGAGATGAGCCCAACTCATTTTTCTC agtcaAGTGCAACATCTCCCAGTATAATAAGTGCAGGAAAAGCAAATATGTCAAGGAATTCACCTGTTTCAG tCGCGGCAACGCCTAACAAAGCACCCCTGGATACCAGTCAACATATGATGCCTATGCCTTCCAGTCAACATAGGCCTGTGCCTGAAAAATCTAATAGCACCT CATATCAGGAAACTGTTCTTCAAACCCTTGCCAACATCTCATATACTCTTGAAAGGATACAGAAACGACTGAGTAGGATAGAACTGCAAAGTACTGTATTCAGAGATGGAAAAGAAAACAGGTGCCCGGAATTGCCAGAGGGTGTGCAGTTACCTATAGCAAGTATGGAg gCTTCATACTTATCCTTCAGAATTGGGCAGAACAATGTTGTAGATAGGCTACTGACATTTCTCCTTAGTGATATTTTCTCAACTCAGCTTAATTGGGCTGGTCGCAATGGGAAAAGAGCCGTAAAAAAAACCAAATTTGTGGAATTCATTAAGT ATACTGTTGAAAAAAACTTGAAGATTGCGGATGAAGTGGTAGAGACAAAAATTAAGTCCTGGTTGAAACATTCCTCGGATCGActgaagagagagagaaataagaACTAA